CATTACTATCAAAGGTAGAGTAACAGATGAAACACTAAAAGAAGGCGTTCCCGGTGCTAATGTGACTGTAAAGGGCACAAGCATAGGAGCTATTACAGATTTCGACGGCAACTTTACAATCGTCGTCCCAAACAGAAAGTCGGTATTGAACATCTCTTTTATCGGGTATGTACCCCAAGAAATTGTAGTGGGAGACAGGACATTTATTACAGTCAGCCTGAAAGAAGACTCGCAAAACCTCGGTGAAGTAGAAGTGGTAGCCATCGCCTACGGTAATCAGGACAGGAGAATGCTTACGAGTGCTGTCTCCTCTATTGACAACAAGGAGTTGATTAAATCACCGGCAACAAGTATCACAAACATTCTTGCCGGTGCATTGCCGGGGGTATCTTCCGTACAGACTACCGGCCAACCGGGTAAGGACGCTGCCGCCATCTACGTACGGGGTGTCGGTTCACTGAACGACTCACAATCCAAACCCTTAGTTCTGGTAGATGGCGTAGAACGTGCCTTTTCGCAAATCGACCCCAATGAGGTGGAAACTATCTCCGTGCTGAAAGACGCCTCTTCTACAGCAGTATTTGGAGTAAGAGGTGCCAACGGTGTCATATTGATTACTACCCGTAGAGGGAAATCAGGAAAGACACAAATTTCCGCTAGCACCAAACTAGGCTTGCAACAGCCCATTTCCCTGGTAGAGCAGACAGGAAGTTACGAATTTGCCCGGTTCTGGAACATGAAGCAGGAAATGGATCATGTCACCAATCCCAAACTTTACTTTACTCCGGAACAGATAGAGGCCTATCGCACAGGCTCCGACCCTCTCATGTACCCTAATATGGACTGGAAGAAGTACATTTTTCATAACCTCTATCTCCAAAGTCAGAACAATGTCAATATTTCCGGTGGCAACGACAACGTGCGGTATTTCGTATCGGTAGGCTATACCTATCAGAACGGACTTCTGAAAGAACTTCCCGGACAGTTGTATGACAACAACTATCGCTACAACCGCTATAACTATCGTGCCAATATCGACGCAAACCTGACCAAGACCACTACCATGAAACTGGGTGTAGGCGGTGTGCTAGGCAAGATACAAGAACCACGCGACGTTCAGTCGGGTACGGGTAACGACCCCAATGCCTGGGTGATAGCGCAGATATGGTCGCATCCGTTTGCCGGACCGGGATTTATCAACGGAGTACGCACATTGGTTCCCGATGATCTGGTACCTTTGGGAGAAGTAATGCGCGATGGCATGTTCGTGTTCTATGGAAAAGGATACAACCAAACATATGACACAACGCTGAATATGGACCTGGACATCACGCAGAAATTGGATTTCGTCACTCCGGGACTGAGTGTTTCCGTAAAAGGAGCCTACGACAATCAGTTCAAATTATATAAGGAACGCGCCGGAGGAGCCATAGAATCACAGACGGTATACTATCAGTCTTACTTTGACTCAAACGGAAATATGCCACAAACCGACCCCGATTATGATAAGACACACATTTTTGTTCCTTCCGGCAGCGACACCCCGCTGACCTATTCGGAAAGTAGTGGACGTGCACAAAACTGGTACCTCGAAGGGCGTATCAACTACGACCGGACATTCGGTGACCATAAAGTATCCGGCCTCATCTTGTACAACCAATCCCGCAATTACTATCCGGACAGCTACACTTATCTGCCGCGCAACTATGTAGGACTGGTGGGACGTGCCACGTATGCTTATCAAAGCAAATATCTGTTCGATGTAAACGTAGGTTATAACGGTTCGGAAAACTTTGCTCCGGGCAGTACACGTTTCGGTATTTTCCCCTCATTCTCAGCCGGATGGATAGCCACAGCCGAGAAGTTCATGGAAAACCAGAAGGTAGTAGATTACTTGAAACTCAGAGCTTCCTGGGGACGTGTAGGTAACGACAAGGGCGTAGATTCCCGTTTTATGTATATGCCTGCCGTATGGGGCGGCTCCGGAAGTTATAGTTTTGGTACTAATAATCCCATATCCCAATCGGCATCTGCCATCTCAAGTATGGGTAATCCGGAAGTGACTTGGGAAACTGCGGAAAAACAGAATTACGGTATCGATGTTAAGTTCTTCAACAGCCGTTTGTCCGCCACTTTCGACTACTTTATCGAACACCGCACGGGTATTCTGATCTCTCCCGAGTCCACTCCAAGCATTATCGCAACCTCTCTTCCCAACCTTAATATAGGTAAGGTGAACAATCACGGTTACGAAATCTCCCTGGGCTGGCATGACAGGATAGGCAAGAATTTCAGCTATTACATAGACGGCAATGTCTCCTTTGCCCGCAACAAGATTCTCTATATGGACGAGGTGCCCAAGCAATTCGCCTATATGAACCAAACCGGCGGGTCTACCGGACGTTACAGTGGGTTGTATAACTTTGTCCGTCTCTATCAGTACAGCGACTTTACAACTAATGCTGGTGGTGAGCTGGTTCTGAATCCGGAGCTTCCACAACCTTCCGTAAAGGTATATCCGGGTGATGCCATGTATGCCGACCTGAACGGTGACCATGTCGTAGACGGTAATGACAAATGCGTGACCGGCTTTGCCACTCGTCCGGAATATGTGTTCGGCATGAACATGGGTTTCAATTGGAAAGGCTTTGACCTCTCCATGCAGTGGGTAGGCTCCAAGAATGTCAACAGAATGTATGAAATCGAATACCGCATCCCGTATACCAACGCCGGGAAACGCGGCCTGCTGACCTACTTTTATGATGGTTGCTGGACAGAGGAGAACCAACAGGGTGCTGTTTATCCGCGTGCATCGGAAACTTCGGAAAGTTGGAACTCCGAACCCTCTACCCTTTGGCTGGCAGACGCTTCTTATCTCCGTCTGAAAAGTCTGAGCCTCAGCTACACGCTCACCGGAAAGAAATTCCTGAAGAAACTGGGACTTACTTCGCTCGGATTCAACTTCAGCGGCTATAACCTGCTGACTTTCTCACCGCTCAAATACCTTGACCCGGAAAGCAACCCCGACAACTATGGAGAGTATCCGCTGATTAAGGTGTACAGTTTTGGTTTAAATCTTAACTTCTAAAAGAACAACTTTATGAATAGTATACTAAAAGGATTCATGGCACTAGGATGCCTGCTGATGGCTTCTTCCTGCTCTGAAATCAGCTTCGGGGATAAATTTCTGAGCAACCAGCCCGAAAGTTCCGGAGCCACCACCGAAGAAATGTTCTCTTCGAAAATAAACGCAGAAAAGGTACTGACGAAAGCATACACCGGATTGCCTTACGGATTGCCCAGTACTTCCGACTGGAAGTTGGGCGTAAACATTCTCGAATCCCTTACCGACTTATGTTACAGCTTCCGTGACAACATCAATGACGGTCCTCTGAAACTCTATTATAACGGAGCGCTCAGTCCCACCAATGTTCCCCGAAGTGCCGCATACCGTTACGGAAGCAAAGCAGACTGGACTGCTATCCGCTACGCCTGGTGCTATATTGAGAACGTAAGGAACGTACCTGACATGTCGGATAGTGAGAAGAGCCAACGTATCGCTGAAGCGAAAACCGTAATAGCCCTTTGCTACTTCGAGATGCTTCGCTACGTAGGTGGCGTGACATGGATAGACCACTATGTGGATGTTAACGAAGAAATGAACTTTCCCCGCATCACATTCGCACAAACCGTGGAGAAGATTGTAGC
The DNA window shown above is from Bacteroides faecium and carries:
- a CDS encoding SusC/RagA family TonB-linked outer membrane protein; its protein translation is MRNARNLRFRFLIMFLLFIPMMYALPPEGITIKGRVTDETLKEGVPGANVTVKGTSIGAITDFDGNFTIVVPNRKSVLNISFIGYVPQEIVVGDRTFITVSLKEDSQNLGEVEVVAIAYGNQDRRMLTSAVSSIDNKELIKSPATSITNILAGALPGVSSVQTTGQPGKDAAAIYVRGVGSLNDSQSKPLVLVDGVERAFSQIDPNEVETISVLKDASSTAVFGVRGANGVILITTRRGKSGKTQISASTKLGLQQPISLVEQTGSYEFARFWNMKQEMDHVTNPKLYFTPEQIEAYRTGSDPLMYPNMDWKKYIFHNLYLQSQNNVNISGGNDNVRYFVSVGYTYQNGLLKELPGQLYDNNYRYNRYNYRANIDANLTKTTTMKLGVGGVLGKIQEPRDVQSGTGNDPNAWVIAQIWSHPFAGPGFINGVRTLVPDDLVPLGEVMRDGMFVFYGKGYNQTYDTTLNMDLDITQKLDFVTPGLSVSVKGAYDNQFKLYKERAGGAIESQTVYYQSYFDSNGNMPQTDPDYDKTHIFVPSGSDTPLTYSESSGRAQNWYLEGRINYDRTFGDHKVSGLILYNQSRNYYPDSYTYLPRNYVGLVGRATYAYQSKYLFDVNVGYNGSENFAPGSTRFGIFPSFSAGWIATAEKFMENQKVVDYLKLRASWGRVGNDKGVDSRFMYMPAVWGGSGSYSFGTNNPISQSASAISSMGNPEVTWETAEKQNYGIDVKFFNSRLSATFDYFIEHRTGILISPESTPSIIATSLPNLNIGKVNNHGYEISLGWHDRIGKNFSYYIDGNVSFARNKILYMDEVPKQFAYMNQTGGSTGRYSGLYNFVRLYQYSDFTTNAGGELVLNPELPQPSVKVYPGDAMYADLNGDHVVDGNDKCVTGFATRPEYVFGMNMGFNWKGFDLSMQWVGSKNVNRMYEIEYRIPYTNAGKRGLLTYFYDGCWTEENQQGAVYPRASETSESWNSEPSTLWLADASYLRLKSLSLSYTLTGKKFLKKLGLTSLGFNFSGYNLLTFSPLKYLDPESNPDNYGEYPLIKVYSFGLNLNF